DNA sequence from the Pungitius pungitius chromosome 3, fPunPun2.1, whole genome shotgun sequence genome:
ATCCGCACTCACCAAAAGGAATGAGTTTAAATAGTGAAATGTCTTTATGAAGAGCAACTGGTTCAAACACAaactaagttttttttttaagcatttacTCAATCATTTAAATGTGCTCAACTTGTTGGCCTATTCAGTTTGTACGAATTtactgaggaaatgaaagcagcaCCTTAAGGAACCGGAAATGATAGCCGCGCTGGGCCGAAACGTCCCTCCGTGCAGACGGTGAGTGTCGCAACTTAAGGATTTCTCGCCCTGAGCATAGTTCTAAATGATGTACGAGCTGTCAACGCGATGCAAACGTTAAACTCTGAAGGTAAGGAAGGAGGTGTTGACGTAGCTCACGGTGCTTGCAGTGCGGGGCAGCCACGGTAACGTCGGTTCAAATTAAAGACAACAATCATGAGCGCACTTGTGTTTCGGTAGTTTCAGGTGGTTCTGAATTTACGCCCACTGAGGCCACGAATCAAGTTTGCTCGCTTGTGACGTGTGAAAATAAAGGTTGATGTCTCtaagtaaataataaataacatgttAATGGAGAGTAATCTGACACTTTCTAAAAGTAAATTAAACCAATTCACAGTTCgcagcaaattacaaataaagcTGGCTTGTTAATGTTACCAACTGGATTAATTTCCCAAATGAATAAATGGAACATATTCATCGGGCCACAGCTGCACACTTATTAAAAACTTTAATTCTAGAAGTTTACATAAATGTATCGTGTTTTTGGGGTCAGTtgcacaactgtgtgtgtgtgtgtgtgtgtgtgtgtgtgtgtgtgttggcagaaGGCCTCCTATTGTCACTGCGGGTTTGAGTGTAATCAGAGGAGAGCTCGTAGtgcaccacacaaacacaactggtCTCTAATCAGGGCTCAGCTGGCTTTATAGACTGTTCTTTTTCAGTACACGATGTTTGGGTTGGACTTGAATGAGGCAATGCGTATTAACAGGGAGGCCCTAATTATACATCTGTAAAGTGTAATACAGTCCAACAACAGTTCTACATAATCTAGTGTGATCCATTCTTTTGAAACAGACTTATAAAGTATAGTATTACCTTTTTAGTATTTGGTGATTTTGTTATGCTGGACTGCATTTGATTGGACAGATCAGAAACCTCAATGTAGTCCTCCAGGACAAAAATCACACCTTTTAACCTCAGTAATAGATGTATTTTGCACATTAAATAATGTGCAAATTATTAACTTTAAGGATAGAACTTTTGACTGAGCTGTTTCAATAGATTCAACATGTGTGCCCACATTTGTCATTGATTAATATGCTTGATACTTTTCTTTCAATTAATCACTTTGTCTATAAAAACAAGTAAAAGGGTCCCTTTCCCTATTTATAACCAACCAACAATCCAAAACATAAAGATAGGGTCTTATAGCAAGTGATGAACATTTTTACAATCAAAGACCGGAAACCATCAGCTGTTCATTGACTCTTGGAACCCAAAGACTCTGTTCCATTCAAAGTGTTCACTCGGTCGCATTCACATTTCATCCATCCTGCTGTCCTGCCAGATCTTGTTCTGCCCAATCCCCATCGGCGAAGCCCGGGCCTCTAGCCTCCGCCATGGACaacctggaggaggacctgaCGTGCTCCGTGTGCTACTCGCTGTTCTCTGACCCGCGCGTCCTGCCGTGCTCCCACACCTTCTGTAAGGCCTGCCTGGACAACCTGCTCCGCTCGTCCACCAACTACTCCATCTGGCGTCCGCTGCGCCTGCCGCTAAAGTGCCCCAACTGCCGCAGCGTGGTCGAGCTGCCCCCGCTGGGCGTAGACTCTCTGCCCACCAACGTGTCGCTGCGAGCCATCGTCGAGAAAGTAGGAGCGAGAGCCGTCCGTTTGTCGGCCGTCGGTACAAAATGCTGGTCTCGCTGTGCGTGCTTCGCTGCCTAAGTGTCTGCCCGTGTGCCGTCTCAGTACCAGAGCGACGGCGCGCCGCGGCAGCCTTCCTGCCAGGAGCACCACAGGCAGCCTCTCAACATGTACTGCATCCAGGATCGGCAGCTGATCTGCGGCCTGTGTCTGACTGTCGGGCGGCACCAGGGCCATCCCATAGATGACCTCCAGGCAGCTTTCATCAGGGAGAAACGGACGCCATCGCAACTGCTGGCCAGACTCTCCGAGCAGAGATGGGCACAGGTAGGGAACTGTCCACAAGGGCAGCGCTTCCATCGGGGTGAAGGAGGAGACGCTCTGGTGGGCCGAACTTGAAAACCCGTCCAGCTAAacgtatgaatgaatgaaatgaaaaaaaatgatcacgTCGCTTCGGCGGCTGCCGTCTGTCTGTCCCGCTGTCAGGTGTGTGAGCTCggggagcagctggagcaggagaaggcCCGCTGTGAGGGTCTCGTGAGCCAGGACCGACGGGAGGTCGATCAGTTCTTCCAGGCGCTGGAGGCGGTGCTGGCCAGGAAGAGACACGCCTACCTGGAGGCCCTGGACCAAGCTGGCGCAGAGGTGTGCGAGGCTTACGACCCGCTCATCCGCAGAGTGAAGGCCCTGCAGgtgtgttcgggggggggggcgcaagcaGATCCACGTCACACATTTAGATCGCGGCTTAACTGGGATGCTTTAGCATGTACAGGTGATCAAAATGGGTGGTGCATTTTGGGGATGTTTCTACAAGATCCCGATTGGCGACGCCCCGTCATGTGGTGAAAACATTTAGCAATAGAGCCTATTTTTGCGGCTTTTAACGATAGACTTAACGTTTGTTTGGTTTGCAAGTATGAACAattacaacagaaaaagcaacaatCATTCAGCGTTCCACCGCCGTGTGTCCTGCAGGAAGAGCAGTTGGACCTGGTGTCCTTGGGTTCGTcggtagaggaggaggactccCCGCTGGTCTTCCTGGAGGAGGTTCACGTGTTCAGAGAGCGGGTGGAGGAGTTCATTAAAACCCCGCTGCCCTCGGTGTTAAACCTCTCCCTCACCCCGCGCGCAGCGGAGCACCTGCAGCAGCACTGGCCCGCCGTGACCATCGGGAGCCTGGAGGACGCGCCCGTCCCGACGGTGTGCTGCTGCTCCAGATGCGGCGCCGCGGCGGAAGCCGACGCCGGAGGAAGCGATGGGACCGACGGCTGGGCGCGGCgcgtgctgctgctggggctgctgctgctgctggcggcggcggcgatgtGGGTGGAGCCGGATGGACTCTCGCTGCTCTCGCACTGGAGTCAGTTGGTCCACGAGCTGAGCAGCGAGCTGATGATGTCGGTCTGTCAGACGGCGGAGTCGGCGCAGGCAGTGCTGCAGGCCGCCGTGGACGGATGGAGATCTCGCCTCTCTTCGGTGGGCGAGGAGGCCTCGCAGCAGCTGGCCGCGTTATTTAAAAGTCTGACGTCCCACTGAGACTGACAAAGCTTTACTTCTACACTCCTGCAGTTGAGGTTGCACCTGACAgaagctttttaaaaccgcCGGTATTTTCCACTTGAAaaatttatgttgtttttcgGTTAGAGTGGAAActaagcacattttaaacattaacaaTGTTGATTGGATTTTTCCTGTAAGATTTCAAATATAACATTAGAGGTGCCTCACCCTTATGACTTATAACCCATTGGAAACTTCCTACTAGCCTGAAGGTACTGCAACTCCCCGAGGACAATAATGGGGGGACTGTGCAGATTTCACAAGAGCTGCGAGGCCCTGCTGCGCCCCGCCCTAAAAATATGTAATATCAAGTATTATGCAGACTACACTTCTTATTAAAATGACATTGTATCTTTTTCTAGTGCTGgtatttttagaaaaataaaacttgttATTGCTTTTAGTTCTGTGTATTCATTTGCATGTGAAGTCCCTTCATGTTGCACAATGATTCATAGCGCTGCTGTGAGCTTAATTAGCTAATGCTCACTACAATTTGTGCTGTAGTGTGAAATATAtggtgtcacatgacctcacaGCAGAAGCAACTGTGGTAACATTTGCTTTAAATACAGCCTTCTGGGACCTTTGTTTTAGACTTTTGTGTCAAAGTTAATGTACGTTCTGGGAATCTAAAGGTTCCCACCATTTAATTACATCTTAAATGGGCCTTTGATAAATTCAGTgactgaaaaacatttattggtTCAGATAGTAAAAAGTACATAATAAAGAATAGCAGCATTACATTAAGACAATACCAAGAGAGaacaaatatttacataatGAGGGGAAGTAAAGCAGCAAAGTGAGTCCCCTGAGGATTAGGCGGTCATGGCTTGGTGCTCTTTGAATGTGATGGTCTTGGGGTTGATTCCCACGCTCTTGGTGGTGTTGTGAGTTTTGTAGATGCCGATGAGACGATCAGCGATCTCAAACATGTTGTTCCTcagggagatgatgatgaactgAGCATTCTTTGTTTGCTCCTgtacagagggaggaaaaacaaaatgactgaTCGGGGGGGTAACAAGGGCTTAATGGAGTACAGACGGGCACAGCTGCAAAGATGCCGTCAAGATCACCCTCAACTAGCACGTAAATATTTACCCAAAAACTGCAGGCTCATTGAATGATTGATCCTGAAAACAAGTGATTTgtctaaatccccccccccctcctcttctctaatCCAGTGTTACACCACAGATTACCTCAACACTCCAGAGAATTAACTATGTTATTACCTCTTGTTGACTCATACATAGCACCACCGTCCTATCAAATATGTACTTTGGCCTTAAAAGTGAGAGATACAAATTTCAGGGAGCAGCTCGCCTCATCCGCAGCTCAGTACTCACATAAATGTAACAGGCCACAATGGAGACGTTCTTGAAGTCAAGAGCGGCATCGATCTCATCCATGAAGTAGAGCGGCGTGGGCTTGTAGTGGTGCAGGGCAAACACCAACGCCAAGGAGCTCAGGGTCTTCTCCCCTCCTGACAGGTTAAAGATCTTCTTCCAGCTCTTCTTTGGAGGACGCACActaaagagggaggggggacaacAACAGAACAGAGCTTTGACAAAAGGACACGATTCAAAAAGAAGTGGCAGGTAGGAATCAATTGACGTGCCTTTGGTCCTCTGGCAGTTCATTGGTCTCCTCTTTTACCTGAACATGATTCCCTCGGAGAAGGGGTCCAAACTGtccaccagctccagctccgcGTCGCCACCCTGTGTGAGCATCTGGtagttctccttcagcttgtttGTGATCATGTTGAATCCGGTCATGAACTCGTTGAGGCGTTGTTTGCGCAGGTCCTCGTAGCCGCGTTTGAACTGGTCCCTCTCTGTGGTGATCTCGTCCAGCTGCGCCACGCGCTGCAGGTACAGCTCCTCCTGAAAACACGCACGGGTCGTAAGCTTAAGACGCACCGCTCCGTGTGGGACTACAGTTTAGCCAGAAGGAGGCCCGTTCATACCTTCTTCTTGTACTCTGCGATGGCCCCCAGGTTGGGCTTCATCTGGGCACTCTTGGTCTCCAGGGTCATCATCTTGTTGATGATGACGTTGGGATTGGAGATTGCTGCGAGTTCGTCGGCAGTAAAGACAGGAAGTCCCTCGGCCGGCTCTCCCTCAACAGAGTGAAGGGACAACTTGGTGGCCTGAAGAATATAAATGAGATCAGACACAACGGTAACAAGTATCACCTAAAGATCATCAATGTGGACACAACTAGGTTACTTCAAACATttcaatgcatttgttttttacttaaGTTTTGTTCAATACTGGCCTTTACTTCAGACTAAACAAAATGAGATCTCAAATCCTAAAGCTTGAAAATATAAAGACAAATTGACAAACTCAGCAGTAATGAAACCGCTAAATCAGAAACAAACCAAGAAATGTGTACAAGTTGATGAATTAAGAACAGTGACAAAAGCAGGGGCCCCTAAAAAACCTCATTTAAACCTCATCAGTAGTGAAATACCATAAAACAATTTACACAGTGAAGCATTTCTTGCTAGTTACCCCGTTGGACCAACTTTTAGTCACGTCTCATCACTTTGATGAGAACAACGTTGTCACTACGAAGatatctccacacacacacacacacacacacccccacctcTTTCTGCCAGTGCTTGATCTTGTTGCTGTGCTCGGCCATGGTGGTCTCGATCTGTTCGATGCGCAGCCGGACGCTGAGGGACTCCTCCTGCATGGcgtgctcctgctgctgcaggaccttGATCTCCTTCAGCACCGCCTGGTACTGCTGCTGCACCTCGGGGAGCGCCGCCTAGAGGGCGATAGAAAAAAGGCCGTGGTGCTCAACCTCTTTTGGCTTTGTGCTCAGAAGGCATCGAGGGCCTACAAAGCTGTATACATTTAAAACGGTTCATCCTAAGTACCAGTGATCAATTATGAGATCATTTAGAGATAGGTCAGAGTTATCAATTATCCTGCCAAAGAAATGTAAATAGCATATTGTAGATTTATCAGGGTTTATTTTGAATGGGTTAaaatctgttgttgttttttcctttccttgtgAATTTTAATCAGCCGCTTCTTTCGTTTTTTATTACAATGTAACGGTGTGAGGTCAGCCAGTCAGAGCTctgcacactgcaaaaagatgaTAAATTGAAGTCATGAATGTCCCTTGCAGCAGAAAACTAATGCTTTTGGATGAACTCgtagaaaatataaaataaatctctGCAAATCTGTTGAAAAACAATGAACTGCAGACATTACATAAATGACACCAACCTCCGCCTCCTGACAGGCCTTCATGACCTCCCCAGCCTCGTCTTCCAGTTTCTTCAGCTGCTCAGTGAGCTCAGTCATGGATTTGTcattctcctccatctccccctgCACACGAGTCACACTCTCCTCACACTTCTTCAGGTTGCTGCAACAGGGGAAAACAGATAAGATATTAGCCTCGGTCAGAGCGGCAgtgattactgtgtgtgtgtgtgtgtgtgtgtgtgagaccaacTGTATCAAGGCATAAGGATCTCAGAACGTTTTATAAAAACTAACACTACATGAATACAGCTAAATGCAAACCCTTAACAAAAAGATAGTTATATTACTGTTGCTAAAAAGGTATTTGCACCCCGACCTCATAGATATTCTCATGGAGCAGCAATGTCCTCGCTGAGTTCAAGTGCATCAACGTTACGGCTGTTTTCCTCCATAGAGGTTTAGCAGAATTCAGCTCAAAGTGTTTGAAAACGCACAACTACAGAGCGCATAGAAGTCCCCACCGGTCGGCTGTCTTTATGGCCACTCTGGCCTTGGTTATGGTGGAGGAGCAGTCATCCAGCCCCTTGTTGACCGTGTCCAGCTTGTCATGCTGAGCCTTCAGCTTGTGGCTGTTGATGTCTACGATCAGGGTGTGGAGCCTTTTCACCTCGTTCTCCACCTTCCCAGCCGTGATGGACGCCGCGTCATAGTCTgattgaggaggagcaggttgtGAAGGGTGGAAGATGATATTCATGATAGATTCAGAGGGATTCAAATTGAACTTTTTGAACATATTTAACAGGGTTTTCTTGCAGGTTACAGGAGGAGCCCACCTTTCTTGAAGGCCTCCAGGCTCTTTTCCATCTGTTTCTGTTTGGCCTTGTCTGGGGCGGCAGCCAGCACGTTGGCCTCAAGTTCCTTGATCTGAAGTTTCAAGTGAGCCTCCTGATCAGCGAGACtctgaagggaggaaggaaggaaggaaggtaggAAAAATCTTTCGTCACTAAAAAGTGGCACAACTTATGGGCGGCTGTGGAATATTCAGGGTTTCATATTTGGAAGCACGGTGAATGTGCCATACGGTCATGCTGTTGGCGTATTTCTCCTGGGTGTTCTTCATGTCTCGGAGCAGTCGTCGCAGCTGCTGGAcgttctcctccagctgcaacTTCTTCTCCTGGCAGTCGTGCAGCTTCGACACTTTCTCATTCAGCCTGCTCTCCATACGGTTGAGCTGCAGAAAACACATGAAGATCATCACGTCTCATATCGATTAGCCTGCAGTGCCGGGTTCCATTTGACTCCGGTATCTCAGAGTTACTTCATAGAAACGTGTTTGTGGTaaaactttaataaaaaaagagtttgaaGGGTGAATTAAAGGAGCTTTTAAATAAAGCTTGCTTCACCCACTGGGATAGGTTTGACcgatacaaaaaacaaatactagTGTCACTTGTAGAAAAAGTATTTATACCAGTATAAGATGGACATAATATACATGAATGTATACCAACATATATTTCAGTACatataataattaatttaaagtCAGCTACTGTGGATTCTTGTTTTTGGTTGTATTACTGCTATGTAGAACTGGTTTTGATCTTGCTTTTAACTATGTCTGTGTGCACTTTGCTGCTGTAATGACACGTTGTAAAACTGACCTCCTCCTGGGAGACCTCTGCACCAATAGAGGAGCCCATCCTGCCCTTCagcgctcttcctcctccggtCATGGTTCCTGAGAAGCACAATCAGACCACAGAGtgggaaaacaaataaatagtaaaaCAGAATGCCTCCCAAAAAAAGCTACAGTTATGAAAATATGCACTTACCAGCCATCTCGATGATCTGCCCCTTCAGGGTGACCACTCTCCAGCGCCTCTCTTTCTGGAAGGCCATCCTTGTGGCCTGCTCCATGTCCTCGGCCACCAGGGTGTCCCGCAGGGCAAAGTAGAAGGCGGGCCGCAcattctcatctttcacacgcaccATGTCAAAGAGACGAGGGCAGTCATCCGGAGTGCGAATGGGAGCCATGTTTTTCTCCCACACCTTCAtctggaaaaaaggaagtgGGGAGGTATCTAAGGAAACCTGAATAGTGTTCAAAAAGCTTACTAAATATACACTTTTAGAAAGCCAAGTGATAAAATGCAACAATTTTTGCAAATGTCAAAAACGccaaactaaaacaaaactCCCGTGGCCAGCTACTGAAGCCAATAGAGTGCAGtatgtatgttatttaacacaaGAGCTTCATGAAGAGACTAAATGCTCCGTGCTCTTTGTCCTGTCTACACATCCTACAGTGTAATGCCCTTTTACCTTGTCCAGTCCAATGAAGGTGGCAAACCCAATGTTTTGCTCTTTAAGGAACATGACACATTTCTGAGCTGTGTCAATGGTATCCACGACAATGTTATCTAAGGCGCCACAACTAGACGAAATGGCCACATCATACTTCTCCTCAATGGCTCCAAGGTCTCCCtacattcacaaaaacaaaataaaaaaaacacacattttgagaCAGCTGCTTGTTATTCCAGACATTAAATGcttaaaagtaattaaaaaaaggaaacatttgtaGTTAATAACGCACACCATAACTACATGACCATAAATGTCGGTGCCGTGTAATCCTCTCTACGTTTTACCAATCTTCCAAAGATTCCAGGGATCCTGCcgctcttcttctgctgcatgAGAGCATCCAGGACTCTTCCTCGACTGCGGTTGGAGGACAGCGAGCTCTTCGCTTCATCCACCTTCTGCCTAATTTGGCTCACCACCTCCCTGGTCTCACTATCCATCTTCATCAGCTGCTCCAGCGCTACTTCAtcctgaggaagaagaaaaaaaagaggaccaATTAAGGGCAGCCGATGGTCATTCAACGGATGAactaagcaaaaaaaacaaccttagATTAGTACTGTAGAAATGTCCAAGGTAAAGGCCTAAACAACAAGAGTTTTCACCTTTTTGAGCTCCTGTTCTTTCTGAGGTATCTTGACCTCCAAGTCTTTGATGGCTGCACGGCGCTCACGCAGCGTGTCAGAAGTGGTCTGCAGTGTCTGCTTGGCCGTGTTGAGCTGCGTCAGAGCGGTGTTGTGGCGGCTGAGGTAGATGTCCAGCTCCGACTGAGCCAGGTCCATGCGGGACCGGGTCTCATTCACAGCCTTACTGAGCTCCATCAGCTCCTTCTCTTTGGTCTGGAGGACACAAAAAGCGGGGAGGTACAGTATGGAAGACTTCAGAGACAGGACTTTGCGGAAAGTATGCAAGAATGTATTCATCTCAGGTTCAGAAAAGCAGGCAACAAACTAACACCGGGACACATGACACGCACCTCTTTGTCCTGTTGCAAACCGCTGGTCTCCTCCTTGAGACTCTCCATCACCGCCTCAagttttttctcttccttcacCTTCTGCTTCTCCAGCTCTTCCTTGCGTGCCGTCGCCTCAGAGATGGCCTTTTCGCTGCTGGCTGGTACACCGCGCACTTCCTCCAGCTGAAAGATGAGCCAGGTGGGTGAACATTCAGAAACGGGTGAGGCGTGTTTGACCCCTCTCGAATAAAAGAGACCGTATTAGAAGACAAGAGGCATTAATACAACGGATTGAATACACGTGTTGCCAGCTCCAAAACAAACAACTGTGATCAACTACAAAACGTACATTGAGAACTGAGCAAATACTGGCACAACAGTCTGCTGCTTGGCAGGACCGAAACAAGGCGAGGAGTagggagtgtgtgcatgtgtacataGTCTATGTTTTGTAGGGTTAACAGCGGGTGAAATGTGAACATAGCTGCTAGGAGTGTTACACAAGCCAGGCCATAGTTGACTACCGCACAGCAGAACACTGCTCCCCAGAGGTCCGCCTGCTTCTGACCACTACATTTCCAGAGCACAGCTATTGTTGGTGGAGCAGATGGAGTTTTGAAGCAGAGAAGCTATACACTTAAAAGTTACGAGGGAACTCTGAACTCTCTGCTTGTGCAAAAACATGTTTCAGCAACATTAATAGAGGTTCATTAACTCCATTAATAGCGAGGCAGAGCATGAGCGGGTCATCAATGGGCGATCGACTTGTGTTACTTCACAGCCCCCTGGTGGCTTGTTTAGGGCAGATTGCCACATGAACTGTGATTTACTATTTTACActgaattattattaaatgcatGATGTTAATTCATCTGGGACACATACATTGATTTCTCCTTGCCCAAAATAATCCCAAATTAAATCTTGGTCCTATGTGCAAGTTGTTGAGACGGCATCATCACGGCAACAGTATTCACTTAAACTATAACTCTTCCAGGATTGTTGTTTAATGCTTAAAACTAGCTGCATCGTTTTTACACAAATTTATTCACTTGAAATTTTCTCTGTattcataaaaacatttaaaaaatgctttatcTCGAGGAAGTGTATTGCGGTAGAATCTATGTTGATGATCGACAACATAAATGTAAACATGCctaaaaacacaatacaaagtACACACTGTTCAACTACACGACAAACCTGTGAAATGAGGCAGgctttggaaaaataaaataagaacattcacaacaaagtgaaataaatttGATACGTACTAAAGACGAGTTGCCGTTAGAGTCTGTAATTCATTGTAGGTTTCCGTAAAGCCTCAAAACAACAACGCGTGTGTTTTCTATAAGCAACGGAAGTTGTATTTTTAGTGCCCATGTTTCTTTCTTGGCCGCGGGACAAAGTAAACAGCCACTCTGTTGTGTCTTACCACTGCTGCTGGAGTGTCTTGATTTAGTCCGTCCCCATATTTGTTCATGGATATGTATCGTAAATTATGTCAATGATGCTCTCTCCACAGATGATGAGACTCCTGTAATACTGTCAACGTGAAATGATGTAGACTACGAGAGCATAGCAAACCGTGGGTGTAATAGTGGAACGCAATTTAAAGTCCAACACAccttttctttgtccttttccaGCTGCTTCTGCAGTTTCTTGTTCTTGCTCTTGGAGTGCTTAATCTTCTCACGCACTTCAACGTCCTGCAGGTCCAGCTGTGTGAACTTCTCCTTCTGGGTCTCAATGTACTTGTTGAGTTTATTTTGTTTCCTAGTGGAGGAACGGCGTTTTTACAGAGTACACTCGAGTCGGTCACGCAAAATCAACCGAGTCAACCAAGGGAATATAAAAAGCAGGCAAAACAAGGCACAAACAATAGAAAATCCCcatttttatattaattcacAGCAAACTATTTATAGTTAAACTACTACTAAAACTTCCCTGTACTTTACGCAACAATTTGTATAACAATCACCGTTTAGGACACTTGACCAGATTCTGTCTTTGAATGGCAccgacaaacacaaaataattaaatgataaAACATGATACACTGATTAGTAAGAGAGCAAAAACTTACTTCTCCACATTTTTGAGCTCTTGGTTCATTTTCTCTGTCTCTTGCGATATCTTTGCATTTTTCTCAGTTAGTTCCTTGGTGTCCTCCAagatcttctgcttctcctgctcttTATCTACAACACGCTTGTGCAGATCATGACTGATGGCAGAGAGATAGCAGAAAAAACAGTGAGTGGAAAAATGTAATACTTTCCACTTAACAGTTAGCACAAAAAGAAATGGACACATAGatcatgctgttttttttaatagaaaataaaatacaattaattagACGTCTTTTTTTATAATATTGTTGGGTCATGTTTACATTGAAATCTAATGACATTATACTATTGATTGATTTGTACAGAAGTGAAAGAAGGTGGTCGTGCACTCACACATAATATTGGCAGAGCTGACTCTTGTGTTTGAAGATGTCATTTTCCAGAGTGAGAAACTCCACAGCTTTgttcttttctccctccagagaattcttctccttttccacTAGCTTCACTCGGTTTAGCTAGTGCAGAGAAACAACCACAGTACTTAATATCAGGGAACAAACCACTGATACAAATGATATACATTCATTTTATGCATTGGTGAAATCTTTATCATTCTTTTCACAGATACATATTCAgataaaagcaaaaataaaataattgtgtttCTAATCACTCCTGTATCATTACTtacaatgttaaataaaataataaaaggaaattTTAGGGTTTAAGGTTTACATGTGTAAAATGTTGTATCAATAGCATGAATCATGTCTCGGGTAGTTGGAGCTGGTTATCTTTCACAAACTataaaaattaaattattcattttaaatttcacTTATGTGCATTCAAAGATTCCAAAAACACGCTAAAAAGCCTCTTCAAACTACAACGTGTCCCAGCAAATGAAGTCGGGATACAGGAAAAACAGTCGGTTAACTTAGGAGTGTGTGAGCAGAtcgtgggagtgtgtgtgcgtgtcaccttctctcccctctgctcATTGAGCAGCTCTATGCGGCGTGACAGGGTGAGGATCGGATCCTTGAGGCGACACGAGCCGATGATGTCCTCCAGGTACTCCAGCATGCCCTCGTCATGCTCCGTCTGTCCTTTAGGCTTCATCATGGCAATCTGCTCCACCTCGCCCTAAAAACCGTCCGCAGCaacagatggacaaagacagGCATGCATCATTGACTGAAAACACAGAGCAAAAGTTTATAATAAAAccctttaaattaaacaaattaaatacatCGCCCACAACAACCATTTTAAAGATATGTGGTTAATACATTTCATATCCCTAAACTTAAAAATAATGCTGatctattacacacacacaccttagtAGCTGCATACTTGAACTATGCACAAACAATATCTATTAAGCTTCCTTTT
Encoded proteins:
- the trim59 gene encoding tripartite motif-containing protein 59 isoform X2, coding for MIAALGRNVPPCRRSCSAQSPSAKPGPLASAMDNLEEDLTCSVCYSLFSDPRVLPCSHTFCKACLDNLLRSSTNYSIWRPLRLPLKCPNCRSVVELPPLGVDSLPTNVSLRAIVEKYQSDGAPRQPSCQEHHRQPLNMYCIQDRQLICGLCLTVGRHQGHPIDDLQAAFIREKRTPSQLLARLSEQRWAQVCELGEQLEQEKARCEGLVSQDRREVDQFFQALEAVLARKRHAYLEALDQAGAEEEQLDLVSLGSSVEEEDSPLVFLEEVHVFRERVEEFIKTPLPSVLNLSLTPRAAEHLQQHWPAVTIGSLEDAPVPTVCCCSRCGAAAEADAGGSDGTDGWARRVLLLGLLLLLAAAAMWVEPDGLSLLSHWSQLVHELSSELMMSVCQTAESAQAVLQAAVDGWRSRLSSVGEEASQQLAALFKSLTSH
- the trim59 gene encoding tripartite motif-containing protein 59 isoform X1; protein product: MIAALGRNVPPCRRSCSAQSPSAKPGPLASAMDNLEEDLTCSVCYSLFSDPRVLPCSHTFCKACLDNLLRSSTNYSIWRPLRLPLKCPNCRSVVELPPLGVDSLPTNVSLRAIVEKYQSDGAPRQPSCQEHHRQPLNMYCIQDRQLICGLCLTVGRHQGHPIDDLQAAFIREKRTPSQLLARLSEQRWAQVCELGEQLEQEKARCEGLVSQDRREVDQFFQALEAVLARKRHAYLEALDQAGAEVCEAYDPLIRRVKALQEEQLDLVSLGSSVEEEDSPLVFLEEVHVFRERVEEFIKTPLPSVLNLSLTPRAAEHLQQHWPAVTIGSLEDAPVPTVCCCSRCGAAAEADAGGSDGTDGWARRVLLLGLLLLLAAAAMWVEPDGLSLLSHWSQLVHELSSELMMSVCQTAESAQAVLQAAVDGWRSRLSSVGEEASQQLAALFKSLTSH
- the trim59 gene encoding tripartite motif-containing protein 59 isoform X3 encodes the protein MDNLEEDLTCSVCYSLFSDPRVLPCSHTFCKACLDNLLRSSTNYSIWRPLRLPLKCPNCRSVVELPPLGVDSLPTNVSLRAIVEKYQSDGAPRQPSCQEHHRQPLNMYCIQDRQLICGLCLTVGRHQGHPIDDLQAAFIREKRTPSQLLARLSEQRWAQVCELGEQLEQEKARCEGLVSQDRREVDQFFQALEAVLARKRHAYLEALDQAGAEVCEAYDPLIRRVKALQEEQLDLVSLGSSVEEEDSPLVFLEEVHVFRERVEEFIKTPLPSVLNLSLTPRAAEHLQQHWPAVTIGSLEDAPVPTVCCCSRCGAAAEADAGGSDGTDGWARRVLLLGLLLLLAAAAMWVEPDGLSLLSHWSQLVHELSSELMMSVCQTAESAQAVLQAAVDGWRSRLSSVGEEASQQLAALFKSLTSH